Genomic DNA from Planctomycetia bacterium:
GTGTCCTCCGTGTCCTCCGTGGTGAAAAAACTGGAACGACCATGCCTGTGCAGCAGCCCTTGCGAGTTTTCTTTTCTGTCGGTGAGCCGAGCGGCGATTTGCATGGGGCGAATCTGATTCGCGAGCTGCGCGCTCAACACCCTGGCGTGGAGTGTGTCGGCTATGGCGGGCCGCAGATGGCCTCCGCAGGCTGCAACCTTCACACGGACCTCACGGCGTTCGCGGTGATGTGGTTCCTGAAGGTGTTGCTGAATTTGCACGTCTTCTACGCACTGCTCAAGCGGGCGGAAAAGTACTTTCGCGATGTCCGCCCCGACGCCGTGGTGTTGATCGATTACCCCGGCTTCAATTGGTGGATCGCCCGCAAAGCCAAGCAGCAGGGCATTCCCGTGTTCTATTACTCGCCGCCGCAGATCTGGGGCTGGGCGAGTTGGCGGATCAAAAAGATGCGGCGATTCGTGGACCACGTCCTCTGCGGCCTGCCGTTCGAGGAGGACTGGTTCCAGCGCCGCGGTTGCCGGGCCAAGTACGTGGGCCATCCGTTCTTCGACGAAGTCCGCCGGCGTCCGCCTGATGCGGAGTTTGTCGCGGACCAGCGCCGGCGTCCCGGTCGTCTCGTCACGCTATTGCCTGGATCGCGCACCCAAGAGGTACAACACAACCTGCATTGGTTTTTCAAAGCCGCGGAGTTGATCCGCGCGCAAGTACCCGACGCTCGCTTTGCCGTCGCCGCGTTCAAGCCGGCACACGCGGAGTTCGCCGAACAGCTGGCTGCAGCCGCGAAGCTGCCTGTGGAAGTGCATGTCGGCCGCACGCCGGAGCTGATCGCCGCCGCGGAGTGCTGCCTGTCGGTGTCCGGCTCCGTCTCGCTGGAGCTGCTGCACTACGAAAAGCCCACGGTGATTCTCTATTGGATCGCCGGGTACGCCTATCGCGCCCAGAAATACCTGCGTCGCGTGAAGTACATCACGCTGGTGAACCTGCTGAACGCCGAAGAGCTGTATCCTCGCGATCTTTCGCCGTACGATCCGAAACA
This window encodes:
- the lpxB gene encoding lipid-A-disaccharide synthase, encoding MPVQQPLRVFFSVGEPSGDLHGANLIRELRAQHPGVECVGYGGPQMASAGCNLHTDLTAFAVMWFLKVLLNLHVFYALLKRAEKYFRDVRPDAVVLIDYPGFNWWIARKAKQQGIPVFYYSPPQIWGWASWRIKKMRRFVDHVLCGLPFEEDWFQRRGCRAKYVGHPFFDEVRRRPPDAEFVADQRRRPGRLVTLLPGSRTQEVQHNLHWFFKAAELIRAQVPDARFAVAAFKPAHAEFAEQLAAAAKLPVEVHVGRTPELIAAAECCLSVSGSVSLELLHYEKPTVILYWIAGYAYRAQKYLRRVKYITLVNLLNAEELYPRDLSPYDPKQPDADRVLFPEYLTTEDRSANLAAHIVEWLTQPEKLQQRIAALRELKHRVGEPGASAKAATYILSTITQTQSTSTRQAA